The Paraburkholderia sabiae genome includes a region encoding these proteins:
- a CDS encoding AraC family transcriptional regulator — MLTCAHPAAAAPPKPKDTLGCVSSKLRKDIELDIGDIRFYRKCMDDAHLDRVAMPACDRGFLVGISLNSGHRRNIFNGERTVAKRFESDSIYIRDFSEDYRADLYGNFDFVLVELSRAFFSRLGDETDGRGIGGLTCALEQKDPVLGHLARALDGHFAHYGAIGSLFVEQMSVIMGTHLAQRYGNLRTPSPRAKGALSHAHEARAKELLIERSRHGASIADVASECNLSRGYFIRAFTRATGRTPHQWLLEQRVTEARQLIGATDMTLTEVASFCGFADQSHLSRVFLKSVGMSPGAWRRAAGR, encoded by the coding sequence ATGTTGACCTGCGCACACCCCGCGGCAGCCGCGCCGCCCAAGCCAAAGGACACCCTTGGATGCGTGTCGAGCAAATTGCGCAAGGACATCGAACTGGATATCGGCGACATCCGCTTCTACCGCAAATGCATGGACGACGCCCATCTGGATCGCGTCGCGATGCCCGCCTGCGACCGCGGTTTTCTGGTCGGCATTTCGCTGAACAGCGGGCATCGGCGGAATATTTTTAACGGCGAGCGCACTGTCGCTAAACGGTTCGAATCGGATTCGATTTATATCCGCGATTTCTCAGAAGATTATCGTGCCGATCTATATGGGAATTTCGACTTCGTGCTGGTCGAATTATCGCGCGCATTCTTCTCGCGGCTCGGCGACGAAACGGACGGACGCGGTATCGGCGGACTCACCTGCGCGCTCGAACAGAAAGACCCCGTGCTCGGCCACCTCGCGCGTGCGCTCGACGGCCATTTCGCGCATTACGGCGCGATCGGTTCGCTATTCGTCGAGCAGATGAGCGTCATCATGGGCACGCACCTCGCGCAGCGCTACGGCAACCTGCGCACGCCGTCGCCGCGCGCGAAAGGCGCGCTGTCACACGCGCACGAGGCGCGCGCGAAGGAATTGCTGATCGAACGGTCGCGGCACGGCGCATCCATCGCCGACGTCGCCAGCGAATGCAATCTGTCGCGCGGCTATTTCATCCGCGCCTTCACGCGCGCCACAGGGCGCACGCCGCATCAGTGGCTGCTCGAACAGCGCGTGACGGAAGCGCGGCAGCTGATCGGCGCGACCGACATGACGCTCACCGAAGTCGCCAGCTTCTGCGGTTTCGCCGACCAGAGCCATCTGAGCCGCGTGTTCCTGAAGTCGGTTGGCATGTCGCCGGGCGCGTGGCGGCGCGCGGCGGGACGTTAG
- a CDS encoding HlyD family efflux transporter periplasmic adaptor subunit, which produces MKPQSFLRALFTLTILLVAFVLVRLLWVDYTYSPWTRDGRVRADVIDVATDVSGLVSEVRVKDNQFVHRGDVLFVLDPYRFHYALAQADADVARAQAEMARAKAQTAEGASLDQMKRAQAARRANLAGDVISDESRDDATSAANQTDAAYRADVAAYAAAEAQYQAALVEQQTAQLNLTRSVVKAPADGYITNLNLYPGDYATAGSARMALIDSDSFWVYGYFEETKIPRVHVGDHAVVRLMSGGVDIQGHVDSLSSGIADRDNPTSTGDLLANVNPIFTWVRLAQRVPVRVHLDNVPPGVHLAAGMTCTVTLQPGRNVRS; this is translated from the coding sequence ATGAAACCGCAATCTTTCCTGCGCGCGCTCTTCACGCTGACGATCCTGCTGGTCGCCTTCGTGCTGGTGCGCCTTCTGTGGGTCGACTACACGTATTCGCCGTGGACGCGCGACGGCCGCGTGCGCGCCGATGTGATCGACGTGGCGACGGACGTGTCGGGGCTCGTCAGCGAAGTGCGCGTGAAGGACAACCAGTTCGTGCATCGCGGCGACGTGCTGTTCGTGCTCGACCCGTACCGTTTCCACTACGCACTGGCGCAAGCCGATGCCGACGTCGCTCGTGCCCAGGCGGAGATGGCGCGGGCGAAGGCGCAGACGGCGGAGGGCGCGTCGCTCGATCAGATGAAGCGCGCGCAGGCGGCGCGTCGCGCGAATCTCGCGGGCGACGTGATTTCCGACGAAAGCCGTGACGATGCGACGTCGGCGGCGAACCAGACGGACGCGGCCTATCGCGCCGATGTCGCGGCCTATGCCGCCGCCGAAGCGCAATATCAGGCGGCACTCGTCGAGCAGCAGACGGCGCAGCTGAACCTGACGCGCAGCGTCGTGAAGGCGCCCGCCGACGGCTACATCACGAACCTGAACCTGTATCCCGGCGACTACGCGACGGCGGGCAGCGCGAGGATGGCGCTGATCGACTCGGACTCGTTCTGGGTCTACGGCTATTTCGAGGAAACGAAGATTCCGCGCGTGCATGTCGGCGATCATGCCGTGGTGCGGCTGATGTCGGGCGGCGTGGACATTCAGGGACACGTAGACAGTCTGTCGAGCGGCATCGCCGATCGCGACAATCCGACCAGTACGGGCGATCTGCTGGCGAACGTGAATCCGATCTTCACGTGGGTGCGGCTCGCGCAGCGCGTGCCCGTGCGCGTGCATCTCGACAACGTGCCGCCCGGCGTTCACCTCGCGGCGGGGATGACGTGCACCGTCACGTTGCAGCCGGGCAGGAACGTACGTTCGTAA
- a CDS encoding DUF1656 domain-containing protein: protein MPAEIEIGSFLVPYLLPVLIGCVMVFVVLDLLFARLGVYRYAWHPGLFRVALFAAMFSGVSLLVRG from the coding sequence ATGCCCGCCGAAATTGAAATCGGTTCGTTTCTCGTCCCTTATCTGCTGCCTGTGCTGATCGGCTGCGTGATGGTGTTCGTGGTGCTCGATCTGCTGTTTGCGCGGCTCGGCGTGTATCGCTACGCGTGGCATCCGGGGCTGTTCCGCGTCGCGCTGTTCGCGGCGATGTTCAGCGGCGTTTCGCTGCTGGTGCGCGGGTGA
- a CDS encoding efflux transporter outer membrane subunit encodes MKQRASIVKTAYRAMATATLSMLLCSCISSGGIRPHETALNPASLDAGNAIHTTRQDAAWPSDRWWREWNDPQLDTLVDDATAGNPGLKEAQARIDNARFQAQIAGASELPQASVGGNFERQRFARYNTPAPPGGTTVWNNSITGDLSYDLDLWGKERAIREGALDAVQASVADDRFAVVELQTAVVRAYVQLALQYALLDAYQSVQAEEQRTLDIAQRRLAAGIGSRLEVSQATTQAAMSVTKVQEAQQQLALSRIDIAALAGKGAGYGDTLKRPALALNVPIALPASLPVDLIGHRPDIVAQRWRVLAAEKGMAAAHAAFYPNIDLLATASLGSAATFGGFFNLLNSNGAGHSLGAAISLPIFDGGRLRGEYGVAVSDRDAAVDAYNAAIVDAMRGVAAQVTSLRSLDAQQASIDSTLDAARDAYRLADSGYRNGITEFLNVLVAQDAQLEQEERLAGVQAKRLDAWALLMKELGGGFAATAADRAAMEPDHARRN; translated from the coding sequence ATGAAGCAGCGCGCGTCTATTGTGAAGACGGCATATCGCGCGATGGCGACGGCCACGCTGAGCATGCTGCTCTGCTCGTGCATCAGCAGCGGCGGCATTCGTCCGCATGAGACGGCGCTGAACCCGGCATCGCTCGATGCGGGAAACGCGATCCACACCACACGTCAGGACGCCGCATGGCCTTCCGACCGATGGTGGCGCGAGTGGAACGATCCGCAACTCGACACGCTTGTCGACGACGCGACGGCAGGTAATCCCGGCCTGAAGGAAGCGCAGGCGCGCATCGATAACGCGCGATTCCAGGCGCAGATCGCCGGCGCGTCCGAACTGCCGCAGGCGAGCGTGGGCGGCAACTTCGAGCGCCAGCGTTTCGCGCGCTACAACACGCCCGCGCCGCCGGGCGGCACGACGGTCTGGAACAACAGCATCACGGGCGATCTGTCATACGACCTCGACCTGTGGGGTAAGGAGCGCGCGATCCGCGAAGGCGCGCTCGATGCCGTGCAGGCGTCCGTGGCCGACGACCGTTTCGCCGTCGTCGAACTGCAGACGGCTGTGGTGCGCGCCTATGTTCAACTCGCGCTGCAGTATGCATTGCTCGACGCGTACCAATCCGTGCAGGCCGAAGAACAGCGCACGCTCGATATCGCGCAGCGCCGCCTGGCAGCGGGCATCGGCAGCCGGCTCGAAGTATCGCAAGCGACGACGCAGGCGGCGATGAGCGTGACCAAGGTGCAGGAAGCGCAGCAGCAACTCGCGCTGAGCCGCATCGATATCGCGGCGCTCGCAGGCAAGGGTGCCGGTTACGGCGACACGCTGAAGCGTCCCGCGCTCGCGCTGAACGTGCCGATCGCGTTGCCCGCGTCGCTGCCCGTCGATCTGATCGGTCATCGGCCCGATATCGTCGCGCAACGCTGGCGCGTGCTCGCGGCGGAAAAGGGCATGGCGGCCGCGCATGCCGCGTTCTATCCGAATATCGATCTGCTCGCGACGGCATCGCTGGGATCGGCGGCGACTTTCGGCGGCTTCTTCAATCTGCTGAACAGCAACGGCGCGGGCCATAGCCTCGGTGCGGCCATTTCGCTGCCGATCTTTGATGGCGGGCGCCTGCGAGGCGAATACGGCGTGGCCGTCTCGGATCGCGACGCCGCCGTCGATGCGTACAACGCGGCCATCGTCGACGCGATGCGCGGCGTCGCGGCGCAGGTCACGTCGCTGCGCTCGCTCGATGCGCAACAGGCGTCGATCGACAGCACGCTCGATGCAGCGCGCGATGCGTATCGGCTTGCCGATTCGGGTTATCGCAACGGCATCACGGAGTTTCTGAACGTGCTCGTCGCGCAGGACGCGCAACTCGAACAGGAAGAGCGGCTCGCCGGCGTACAGGCCAAACGGCTCGACGCGTGGGCGCTGCTGATGAAAGAACTGGGCGGCGGTTTCGCCGCGACGGCAGCCGACCGCGCTGCAATGGAGCCTGATCATGCCCGCCGAAATTGA
- a CDS encoding FUSC family protein: MNGDAGIAVRPQWRDELRQYWREDYPRFRHTAKVAIASTLAMGLCMLLELRGPATAMVSCIVVMMFQQSGMVIARGFYRGLGMLGGSLAGLALVSLFSQAQWMFLLVLASWIGVCVFASSYFRNFQSYGFLLTGYATAITSLPALSNPYGVFDNLVYTVSEVVIGVACASLVSALIFPRRVALDLVAASNGNIGHLFAAIHALLGTALPKDGFGTMLDLLRERANVQSLRGGAVFEDPSIRLQNHAFIKVDTYFIDALVSAHMLHEVIAGTPHARQVANELVDALLSIVPKGLAPDTPVEQQIDVLQLPLAEFERGLAGRIDALLQTTHDEPQRISIETTGAALHGFVGNLRELCRSFVEARRADRRSWQQSVLRSLTHIDSTRATSNRAAAIINGMRAAAAVLAVGAIWIASGWVGGSSALVSVAIVSALFTLAPDPVVASWQMFCGCVAGTIVGFVISFFVFPLFDSFGLLAACLAFPIMFSTYLNTFPKTATLGLGFGVFFCYSVNVANPVTYHPAQFLDTAFGLSLGIAAAAVAFSTIVPLAGDWISKQYLKQMRSLVTKSARDRGLDDLLQRFESGMRGFIMLIASAPAGERVDQTRLVASAFAALEVGRAMIVIRKDTERVAAWLPDGWRAVQDEWLDALADVFAAATTESRARATNATLRAEQALARVEPSVSTADSLLMKRMRRLMRFSALMLGDDTLPLWQAANAAKGVPA; the protein is encoded by the coding sequence ATGAATGGCGATGCAGGCATTGCGGTACGTCCGCAATGGCGTGACGAACTCAGGCAGTACTGGCGCGAAGACTATCCGCGCTTCAGGCACACCGCGAAGGTCGCGATCGCGTCGACGCTCGCGATGGGTCTGTGCATGCTGCTCGAATTGCGTGGCCCTGCGACAGCGATGGTGTCGTGCATCGTCGTGATGATGTTCCAGCAAAGCGGCATGGTGATCGCGCGCGGATTCTATCGCGGACTCGGCATGCTGGGCGGCAGTCTCGCGGGCCTCGCACTGGTGTCGCTGTTCTCGCAGGCGCAGTGGATGTTCCTGCTCGTGCTCGCATCGTGGATCGGGGTGTGCGTGTTCGCGTCATCGTACTTCCGCAACTTCCAGTCGTATGGCTTTCTGCTGACGGGCTATGCGACGGCCATCACGTCGCTGCCCGCGTTGTCGAATCCGTATGGCGTGTTCGACAACCTCGTCTATACCGTGAGCGAAGTGGTGATCGGCGTGGCATGCGCGAGCCTCGTCAGCGCGCTGATCTTTCCGCGCCGCGTGGCGCTCGATCTGGTCGCAGCGAGCAACGGCAACATCGGTCATCTGTTCGCCGCGATTCACGCGCTGCTCGGCACTGCGCTGCCGAAGGACGGCTTCGGCACGATGCTCGATCTGCTGCGCGAACGCGCGAACGTGCAAAGCCTGCGCGGGGGCGCCGTGTTCGAAGACCCGTCGATCCGTTTGCAGAATCATGCGTTCATCAAGGTCGATACGTATTTCATCGATGCGCTGGTCTCGGCGCACATGTTGCATGAAGTGATCGCGGGGACACCGCATGCGCGGCAGGTTGCGAACGAACTGGTCGACGCATTGCTGTCGATCGTGCCGAAGGGTTTGGCTCCTGACACGCCCGTAGAACAGCAAATCGATGTGTTACAGCTTCCGCTCGCCGAGTTCGAACGCGGGCTCGCGGGCCGCATCGACGCGCTGTTGCAAACCACGCACGACGAGCCGCAGCGCATCTCGATCGAAACGACGGGCGCGGCGCTGCATGGCTTCGTCGGCAATCTGCGCGAGCTGTGCCGCAGTTTCGTCGAAGCGCGCCGCGCCGATCGCCGGTCGTGGCAGCAATCGGTGCTGCGCTCGCTCACGCATATCGACAGCACGCGCGCCACGTCCAATCGCGCGGCAGCGATCATCAACGGCATGCGCGCGGCGGCCGCCGTGCTCGCCGTCGGTGCAATCTGGATCGCGTCGGGCTGGGTCGGCGGATCGAGCGCGCTGGTGTCGGTCGCGATCGTCAGCGCGTTGTTCACGCTCGCGCCCGATCCCGTCGTAGCCAGCTGGCAGATGTTCTGCGGCTGCGTCGCCGGGACGATCGTGGGCTTCGTGATCAGCTTCTTCGTGTTCCCGCTGTTCGACAGCTTTGGGCTGCTTGCCGCGTGCCTCGCATTTCCCATCATGTTCAGCACATACCTGAATACGTTTCCGAAAACAGCGACGCTCGGTCTCGGCTTCGGCGTGTTCTTCTGCTATTCGGTCAACGTCGCGAACCCTGTGACCTATCATCCCGCGCAGTTTCTCGACACTGCCTTCGGCCTGTCGCTCGGCATCGCTGCCGCCGCCGTCGCGTTTTCGACGATCGTGCCGCTCGCGGGCGACTGGATCTCGAAGCAGTACCTCAAGCAGATGCGCTCGCTGGTCACGAAGTCTGCGCGCGATCGCGGTCTCGACGATCTCTTGCAGCGCTTCGAGTCGGGCATGCGCGGCTTCATCATGCTGATTGCGTCCGCGCCGGCGGGCGAGCGTGTGGATCAGACGCGGCTGGTCGCGTCGGCATTCGCGGCACTCGAAGTCGGCCGCGCGATGATCGTGATCCGCAAGGACACGGAGCGCGTGGCCGCGTGGTTGCCGGACGGCTGGCGAGCGGTGCAGGACGAATGGCTCGATGCGCTCGCCGATGTGTTTGCCGCTGCCACAACGGAATCGCGAGCACGCGCGACGAACGCGACCTTGCGTGCCGAACAGGCGCTTGCGCGTGTCGAGCCCTCTGTTTCAACGGCCGATTCTTTGCTCATGAAGCGCATGCGCAGGCTGATGCGTTTCAGCGCGCTGATGCTGGGCGACGATACGTTGCCGCTGTGGCAGGCCGCGAACGCGGCAAAGGGAGTGCCGGCATGA
- a CDS encoding LysR family transcriptional regulator — translation MNLSFEVLQALDAIDRTGTFAAAAEELHKVPSSLTYLVQKLEVDLGVKLFERSGRRAKLTHAGRVIVEEGRRLLEAARELEQKAKRIEHGWESELRVAIDEIIPFDLIWPHVTDFYKLNLGTRLLLSKETLGGTWDALITRRADLVVGAAGEPPPIANLVAKPIGSLKHTFVVAPNHPLASAAEPLTMETVARHRAVAISDTSRKLAPRTIALAANQEVLTVPTLDAKLAAQIKGLGVGTVPECIAAAPVNRGQLVRKEVSGMRNVTHFYLAWRDDEAGKALRWWVDQLDRHDLIDEVAMRLAAMA, via the coding sequence ATGAACCTCTCTTTCGAAGTCCTCCAGGCACTCGACGCCATCGATCGCACGGGTACCTTCGCTGCCGCCGCGGAAGAACTGCACAAGGTGCCGTCGTCGTTGACGTATCTCGTGCAGAAGCTGGAAGTCGATCTTGGGGTCAAGCTGTTCGAACGCAGCGGACGTCGCGCGAAGCTCACGCACGCGGGCAGGGTCATCGTCGAAGAGGGACGGCGTCTGCTCGAAGCCGCGCGCGAACTGGAACAGAAAGCGAAGCGCATCGAACACGGCTGGGAATCGGAACTGCGCGTCGCGATCGACGAGATCATCCCGTTCGACCTGATCTGGCCTCACGTAACCGACTTCTACAAGCTCAATCTCGGCACGCGGCTGCTGTTGTCGAAGGAAACGCTTGGCGGCACATGGGATGCGTTGATCACGCGGCGCGCGGATCTCGTCGTCGGCGCAGCGGGCGAACCGCCGCCCATCGCGAATCTCGTCGCGAAGCCGATCGGCTCGCTGAAGCACACGTTCGTGGTCGCGCCGAATCATCCGCTTGCATCGGCCGCCGAACCTTTGACGATGGAAACCGTCGCGCGTCATCGCGCGGTCGCGATCAGTGATACGTCACGCAAGCTCGCGCCGCGCACGATCGCACTCGCCGCGAATCAGGAAGTGCTGACCGTCCCGACACTCGACGCGAAGCTCGCCGCGCAGATCAAAGGCCTCGGCGTCGGCACCGTGCCCGAATGTATCGCCGCCGCGCCTGTGAATCGCGGGCAACTGGTGCGCAAGGAAGTCTCCGGTATGCGCAACGTCACGCACTTCTATCTCGCATGGCGCGACGACGAAGCGGGCAAGGCGCTGCGCTGGTGGGTGGATCAACTCGACCGACACGACCTGATCGACGAAGTGGCGATGCGGCTCGCCGCCATGGCCTGA
- a CDS encoding ATP-binding protein, translating to MIRIGPLEIDLARREARVDGKTVRISNRAFDILELLIEAQGGLVSKEAILERVWPETVVGDNNLQVHMSALRKLLGESRDLIKTVAGRGYRLVRGAPVARQLGDTGRRTSVPHNLPAYSSALVGRDDAITHVCDALGNSRHVTLLGSGGIGKTRVAIEVARHLLEQAPGGVHVVSLSAASDTNGVLAMLASVLGVHPEGSAATRERIVEAIGGRRMLIVLDSCEHVVDAAAQLAHHLLTACPQLRVLSTSREPLRIPSETLYWVPALDVSEPNDDTPQVLRCSAVNLFLMRARAIDARFAADEPSIHVTGMVCRRLDGIPLAIELAAARAALLGIDTLAAHLDDRFGMLTGGTRTALPRHQTLKATLDWSHALLDEAERKTLRRIGVFADRFPLEAAIAVAADRVTRELDVVAAVAALVEKSLVVASTEPGHAAFRLLETTRMYALQKLDDNGERRMVALNHARYLSALIDGDAAGKSAGESWRSRMPALLDEVRAALSWVLSDDGDEALRETLPVNAVFLLYELSLIDECCVWARRALAALPADSARTSPRMRTRLRLLAALGASLVLVHGPNAETHTIWNDVLTSAVASGDEAFEARALWGMWNACQTSGSVHDALEYARRYTAFVADAADVRGAILAYRLMGVAAHYAGDQRCARLSFEQLLEVGDSLRTRMPLGHFADQVLVSRASLARVLWLQGLRDQALALAEDAVIEACSKDQAMIVCYALAEALVPLSLLSGKRDCARRAIAVLRDTSSRARLTLWQAAARCFDAWLRSLDDVSAQSLDGFRAALAELDALKFGAPFAMLAAQYAIALMRAGRHDEAKHVVDSALARCDLAGDFWFIAELRRLRGELPLAGGAVIDSDSDAGRDAETWFVAALEEASAQGARSLQLRAATSLARLWHRLGRETEAAQLLQSACANVCEGRDFDDFKAAGQLLMQVKGLVHKPVATSGERRHADKTTRLLSAPSLRKYA from the coding sequence ATGATCCGCATCGGACCGCTTGAGATCGACCTTGCGCGCCGTGAAGCACGCGTCGACGGCAAGACGGTGCGCATCAGTAATCGTGCCTTCGACATACTCGAATTGCTGATCGAGGCGCAGGGCGGGCTGGTCTCGAAGGAAGCGATTCTGGAGCGCGTGTGGCCCGAAACCGTGGTCGGCGACAACAACCTTCAGGTGCACATGTCGGCGCTGCGCAAACTGCTCGGCGAGAGCCGCGACCTGATCAAGACGGTTGCGGGGCGCGGCTACCGGCTCGTGCGTGGCGCGCCCGTCGCGCGGCAGTTGGGCGATACCGGGCGTCGTACGTCCGTACCGCACAACCTGCCTGCCTACAGTTCCGCGCTGGTCGGCCGCGACGATGCGATTACGCACGTATGCGATGCGCTCGGCAATTCGCGGCACGTCACCTTGCTCGGCTCGGGCGGCATCGGCAAGACGCGGGTGGCGATCGAAGTCGCGCGCCATCTGCTGGAGCAGGCGCCGGGCGGCGTGCATGTCGTGTCGTTGAGCGCCGCGTCGGATACGAACGGCGTGCTGGCGATGCTCGCGTCCGTGCTCGGCGTGCATCCCGAAGGCAGTGCCGCGACGCGCGAGCGCATCGTCGAAGCGATCGGCGGACGGCGCATGCTGATCGTGCTCGACAGCTGCGAGCATGTCGTCGATGCCGCTGCGCAGCTTGCGCATCATCTGCTGACGGCATGTCCGCAACTGCGTGTGCTGTCGACCAGCCGCGAGCCGTTGCGCATTCCTTCCGAGACCTTGTACTGGGTGCCCGCGCTCGATGTGTCCGAGCCGAACGACGACACGCCGCAGGTGCTCCGCTGCAGCGCCGTCAATCTGTTCCTGATGCGAGCCCGCGCAATCGATGCGCGCTTCGCCGCCGACGAGCCCAGCATCCACGTGACGGGCATGGTGTGCCGGCGTCTCGACGGCATTCCGCTCGCGATCGAACTGGCGGCTGCGCGCGCGGCGCTGCTCGGCATCGACACGCTCGCGGCGCATCTCGACGACCGCTTCGGCATGTTGACGGGCGGCACGCGCACCGCGTTGCCGCGCCATCAGACGCTCAAGGCGACGCTCGACTGGAGTCATGCTTTGCTCGACGAAGCCGAACGCAAGACCTTGCGCCGCATCGGCGTGTTCGCCGATCGCTTTCCTCTCGAAGCCGCGATTGCGGTTGCGGCAGACAGGGTCACGCGCGAACTCGACGTGGTCGCGGCGGTGGCCGCGCTGGTCGAGAAGTCGCTGGTGGTCGCGAGCACGGAGCCGGGTCATGCCGCGTTCCGTCTGCTGGAAACGACGCGCATGTACGCGCTGCAAAAGCTCGACGACAACGGCGAGCGGCGCATGGTCGCGCTGAATCACGCGCGTTATCTGTCGGCGCTGATCGATGGCGATGCGGCGGGCAAGTCCGCTGGCGAAAGCTGGCGCAGCCGGATGCCCGCATTGCTCGACGAGGTGCGCGCGGCGCTCTCGTGGGTGCTGTCCGATGACGGCGACGAAGCGTTGCGCGAAACGCTGCCTGTCAATGCCGTGTTTCTGTTGTATGAGTTGTCGCTGATCGACGAGTGCTGTGTGTGGGCGCGGCGCGCGCTCGCCGCGCTGCCGGCCGATTCCGCTCGCACGTCGCCGCGTATGCGTACGCGGCTGCGGTTGCTGGCGGCGCTCGGTGCGTCGCTCGTGCTCGTGCATGGGCCGAATGCCGAGACGCATACGATCTGGAACGACGTGCTGACATCGGCGGTCGCGTCGGGCGACGAAGCGTTCGAGGCGCGTGCGTTGTGGGGCATGTGGAATGCGTGTCAGACGTCGGGCTCCGTGCACGACGCACTCGAATACGCGCGTCGCTACACAGCCTTCGTCGCCGATGCCGCGGATGTGCGCGGCGCGATTCTGGCTTATCGGCTGATGGGCGTGGCTGCACATTACGCAGGCGATCAGCGCTGTGCGCGGCTGTCGTTCGAGCAGTTGCTCGAAGTCGGCGACAGTCTGCGTACGCGGATGCCCCTCGGACATTTCGCGGATCAGGTGCTCGTGAGCCGTGCGTCGCTGGCGCGTGTGCTGTGGCTGCAAGGTTTGCGCGATCAGGCGCTGGCGCTCGCCGAAGATGCCGTGATCGAAGCGTGCAGCAAGGATCAGGCGATGATCGTCTGCTATGCGCTGGCCGAGGCGCTGGTGCCGCTGTCCTTGCTGTCGGGCAAACGCGACTGCGCGCGGCGCGCGATCGCGGTGCTGCGCGACACGTCGTCGCGCGCGCGGCTCACACTGTGGCAGGCGGCTGCGCGCTGCTTCGACGCGTGGCTGCGTTCGCTGGACGATGTATCGGCGCAAAGTCTCGATGGTTTTCGCGCGGCGCTCGCCGAACTCGATGCGCTGAAATTCGGCGCACCGTTCGCGATGCTCGCCGCACAGTACGCTATCGCGCTGATGCGCGCGGGACGGCACGACGAAGCGAAGCACGTTGTCGATAGCGCGCTCGCACGTTGCGATCTCGCTGGCGACTTCTGGTTCATCGCCGAATTGCGGCGGCTGCGCGGCGAACTGCCGCTTGCGGGTGGTGCCGTCATCGATAGCGACAGCGATGCGGGCCGTGATGCGGAGACATGGTTCGTGGCTGCGCTCGAAGAAGCGTCGGCGCAAGGCGCGCGCTCGTTGCAACTGCGCGCAGCCACGAGTCTTGCGCGGCTTTGGCACAGACTGGGCCGCGAAACGGAAGCCGCGCAGCTGCTGCAATCGGCGTGCGCGAATGTGTGCGAAGGCCGCGACTTCGACGACTTCAAGGCCGCAGGACAACTGCTGATGCAGGTGAAAGGGCTGGTGCACAAGCCGGTCGCGACATCGGGCGAACGCCGGCACGCGGACAAGACGACGCGGCTCTTGAGCGCGCCGTCATTGCGAAAGTACGCGTGA
- a CDS encoding MBL fold metallo-hydrolase, producing the protein MTSLHAWRAVWLRACLLVLCVCGAALPVDAFAAAPKAGTQAPGFYRMTLGDLEVTALSDGTHPFPIDTVVQGVSKADIQRDLDREFLQPPVQGSINAFLINTGTKLVLIDSGAGVLYGDCCGKLLANLRASGYKPEDVDEVLLTHLHKDHVGGIVTNGAMTFPNAVVRTSQAEADYWLNPANKSKAPALLSSFFDAASASVAPYVAAGRFKPFTGSDVEIEPGIRALVVPGHTPGHSAYVVESASQRLVVWGDIVHVAAIQLQHPQASVEYDSNAADAQRVRREMLDLVAGRRDLVAAAHIAFPGLGHIRKDGATYQWVPVNYDAAPRR; encoded by the coding sequence ATGACGAGTCTTCATGCATGGCGCGCGGTGTGGCTGCGCGCATGTCTGCTTGTGTTGTGCGTGTGCGGCGCGGCGTTACCCGTCGACGCATTCGCTGCCGCGCCGAAAGCGGGCACGCAGGCGCCCGGCTTCTACCGGATGACGCTCGGCGATCTGGAAGTGACGGCGCTGTCCGACGGCACGCATCCTTTTCCGATCGATACCGTCGTGCAAGGCGTATCGAAAGCCGATATCCAGCGCGATCTCGACCGCGAGTTCCTGCAGCCGCCCGTGCAAGGCTCGATCAACGCGTTCCTGATCAACACAGGCACGAAGCTCGTGCTCATCGATTCCGGCGCGGGTGTGCTGTACGGCGATTGCTGCGGCAAGCTGCTCGCGAATCTGCGCGCGTCGGGCTACAAGCCCGAAGACGTCGATGAAGTGTTGCTCACGCATCTGCACAAGGATCATGTGGGCGGCATCGTGACGAACGGCGCGATGACGTTTCCGAACGCCGTCGTTCGCACGAGCCAGGCCGAGGCCGACTACTGGCTAAACCCTGCGAACAAATCGAAAGCGCCCGCGTTGCTGAGCAGCTTCTTCGATGCCGCGAGCGCGTCCGTTGCGCCGTATGTCGCGGCGGGGCGCTTCAAGCCGTTCACCGGCAGCGACGTCGAGATCGAGCCGGGCATCCGTGCGCTCGTCGTGCCGGGACATACGCCGGGGCACAGCGCGTATGTCGTCGAAAGCGCGTCGCAACGGCTCGTCGTGTGGGGCGACATCGTGCATGTGGCCGCGATCCAGTTGCAACACCCGCAGGCCTCCGTCGAGTACGACAGCAATGCCGCCGACGCGCAGCGCGTTCGACGCGAGATGCTCGACCTCGTTGCCGGACGGCGCGATCTCGTCGCGGCAGCGCATATTGCGTTTCCAGGGCTCGGGCATATCCGCAAGGACGGCGCGACGTATCAATGGGTGCCCGTCAACTACGACGCAGCGCCGCGACGATGA